Proteins encoded by one window of Desulfobaculum bizertense DSM 18034:
- a CDS encoding ABC transporter permease, giving the protein MTNARSFSHFWNRYGMLSIGLSIVLVMSLGAILAPLIAPFDPTAIDVNNILQPPSTVHLLGTDALGRDILSRMLYGGRVSLWVGFVAVGLSVSIGLVLGLVAGYFGGLTDEVIMRGVDVMLCFPSFFLILAVIAFLEPSLVNIMIVIGLTSWMGVARLVRAEALALRKRDYVLAARAAGAGPVRIIFTHILPNTLAPVLVSATLGVAGAILTESSLSFLGLGVQPPMPSWGNILMEGKDVLRFAPWISFYPGFAILLTVLGYNLAGEALRDLLDPRLRQ; this is encoded by the coding sequence ATGACAAACGCACGCTCTTTTTCCCACTTCTGGAACCGCTACGGCATGCTCAGCATCGGACTGAGCATTGTTCTTGTCATGTCACTGGGGGCAATCCTTGCCCCGCTCATCGCGCCTTTTGACCCCACAGCTATTGACGTCAACAACATCCTCCAGCCCCCCTCTACGGTCCATCTCCTTGGGACAGACGCCCTTGGCCGCGACATCCTGTCCCGCATGCTCTATGGTGGCAGAGTCTCACTCTGGGTCGGATTTGTTGCTGTCGGCCTCTCCGTAAGCATCGGCCTTGTCCTTGGCCTCGTTGCTGGCTACTTTGGCGGACTCACAGACGAAGTCATCATGCGCGGCGTGGACGTCATGCTCTGCTTCCCGTCCTTCTTTCTGATCCTTGCGGTTATCGCCTTTCTGGAACCGAGCCTCGTCAATATCATGATCGTTATCGGCCTGACCTCATGGATGGGCGTCGCCCGACTGGTCCGGGCTGAGGCTCTCGCCCTGCGAAAGCGCGACTATGTGCTGGCAGCACGCGCCGCAGGAGCAGGCCCGGTGCGCATCATCTTTACGCATATCCTGCCCAACACTCTTGCCCCTGTTCTGGTCTCGGCTACCCTTGGCGTCGCCGGAGCCATCCTCACAGAATCCTCTCTGTCTTTTCTTGGTCTTGGCGTTCAGCCGCCCATGCCAAGCTGGGGAAATATCCTCATGGAAGGCAAGGACGTGTTGCGCTTTGCACCGTGGATTTCTTTTTATCCCGGATTCGCCATTCTGCTCACAGTTCTTGGTTACAATCTGGCCGGGGAAGCCCTGCGAGACTTGCTCGACCCTCGCCTCAGGCAATAA
- the purD gene encoding phosphoribosylamine--glycine ligase — protein MRILIVGSGGREHALAWKLSNSPLVEKLFIAPGNGGTASLGENVDIKDDDLPRLTSFARDNEIDLVVIGPELPLVLGLSEALATANIPCFGPNAYAAQLEGSKAFAKTVMQRAGVPTADFKVFDDPEAAKIYLKHRDYPCVVKADGLAAGKGVVVAKEPAEALEAIDQMMIKQVFGAAGERVVIEDALIGEEASFLAFSDGEHIVCMPSSQDHKAIGEGDTGPNTGGMGAYSPAPILPPSDYEKTTELVIRPIIEDMAANGRPFVGVLYAGLMFTDEGPKVLEYNVRFGDPECQPLLSRLDTDLAEIMQACLDGKLDALDIRWKEETACCVVMAAEGYPGAYPKGMEITGLEEANALDTVTVFHAGTKAEDGKILSSGGRILGVTALGADLGEARKRAYEGVEKVHFDKSYFRHDIGDKGLRRQN, from the coding sequence TTGCGGATACTCATCGTTGGATCCGGCGGCCGCGAACATGCGCTGGCCTGGAAACTTTCCAATAGCCCACTCGTCGAAAAACTGTTTATTGCCCCTGGCAATGGTGGAACAGCATCTCTTGGCGAAAACGTCGACATCAAAGACGACGACCTTCCCCGCCTTACCTCCTTTGCCCGTGATAACGAGATTGACCTCGTCGTCATCGGTCCAGAACTCCCGCTGGTGCTTGGCCTGAGCGAGGCCCTTGCCACCGCAAACATTCCCTGTTTTGGACCCAATGCCTATGCAGCCCAGCTTGAAGGCTCCAAGGCGTTTGCAAAGACAGTCATGCAGCGTGCAGGCGTTCCCACAGCAGACTTCAAAGTCTTTGATGACCCCGAAGCTGCCAAAATTTACCTGAAACATCGCGATTACCCCTGCGTAGTCAAGGCTGATGGCCTTGCTGCTGGCAAGGGTGTTGTGGTGGCAAAAGAACCAGCAGAAGCCCTCGAAGCCATTGATCAAATGATGATCAAGCAGGTCTTTGGTGCTGCTGGCGAGCGCGTCGTCATCGAAGACGCACTTATTGGCGAAGAAGCCTCTTTCCTGGCCTTTAGCGATGGCGAACACATTGTGTGCATGCCCTCCTCCCAGGACCACAAAGCCATCGGTGAAGGCGACACAGGCCCGAACACCGGCGGCATGGGCGCATACTCACCTGCACCCATCCTCCCCCCATCTGATTACGAAAAAACCACAGAGCTGGTTATCCGTCCCATCATCGAAGACATGGCAGCCAATGGCCGCCCCTTTGTTGGCGTCCTTTACGCTGGCCTGATGTTTACGGATGAAGGCCCCAAGGTTTTGGAGTACAATGTCCGCTTTGGCGATCCAGAGTGCCAGCCACTTTTGTCCCGTCTGGATACAGACCTCGCAGAAATTATGCAGGCCTGCCTTGATGGCAAACTCGATGCACTCGACATTCGCTGGAAAGAAGAAACTGCATGCTGTGTTGTCATGGCAGCAGAAGGATACCCCGGAGCCTACCCCAAAGGCATGGAAATCACCGGACTCGAAGAAGCAAACGCACTCGACACCGTGACCGTTTTCCATGCAGGCACCAAAGCCGAGGACGGAAAAATCCTCAGCTCTGGCGGCCGTATTCTGGGTGTAACTGCTCTCGGTGCTGACCTGGGCGAAGCCCGGAAACGTGCGTATGAGGGAGTGGAGAAAGTCCACTTTGACAAGTCCTACTTCCGTCACGACATTGGTGACAAGGGCCTGAGGAGGCAGAACTAG
- the purE gene encoding 5-(carboxyamino)imidazole ribonucleotide mutase, whose translation MSTVAIFMGSLSDEETVRPCADVLDDLGIDYTFTVTSAHRTPERTARLIQEMEDSGCQVFICAAGMAAHLAGAVAAKTIRPVIGIPVTASALGGMDALLATVQMPPGFPVGTVALDRAGARNAAWMAAQILALHDTELAQKLREVREDFKEGVELAAKELQRHG comes from the coding sequence ATGAGTACCGTTGCAATTTTCATGGGCAGCCTGTCCGATGAAGAAACCGTCCGCCCATGCGCGGATGTGCTTGATGACCTTGGCATTGACTACACCTTTACGGTGACCAGTGCACACCGTACACCAGAGCGCACAGCCCGTCTGATTCAGGAAATGGAAGACAGCGGCTGCCAGGTTTTTATCTGCGCTGCTGGCATGGCCGCACACCTTGCTGGTGCTGTTGCCGCAAAAACCATTCGCCCCGTCATCGGCATTCCGGTGACTGCATCCGCCCTTGGCGGCATGGACGCCCTGCTCGCAACCGTGCAGATGCCTCCGGGATTCCCAGTCGGTACCGTTGCACTGGACCGCGCAGGCGCACGTAACGCCGCATGGATGGCGGCCCAGATTCTCGCCCTGCACGACACCGAGCTTGCGCAAAAGCTCCGTGAAGTCCGCGAAGACTTTAAAGAAGGCGTCGAGCTTGCTGCAAAAGAACTACAGCGCCACGGCTAA